The following proteins come from a genomic window of Nicotiana tomentosiformis chromosome 12, ASM39032v3, whole genome shotgun sequence:
- the LOC104102750 gene encoding uncharacterized protein, producing the protein MPKDRRMNSFSFNRANVSPYACSSKNSDLESQKSLPPIGNEREWEEARSPICMEHPHNAVLLLCSSQDKGCRPYMCDTSYRHSNCFDQFCKSSVVGAQPEGDNISGSAFRRGSWGRALSGAPRSHVPQQPELVCPLCRGHVKGWIVVEAARNFMNSKTRSCALETCNFTGNYAELRKHARSEHPSERPSEADPSRQSDWTRLELQRDLEDAFSAYQAPFGDDFPGYDFLTELPLDDGQFDLLDGYLEAEEVLNEDINMLLDFEFELSLSFLNEFSLVSSACEWDEFPSYAGGSAYQSTSSAMS; encoded by the coding sequence ATGCCGAAAGATAGAAGGATGAATTCCTTTTCCTTCAACCGGGCAAACGTATCTCCTTATGCTTGCAGCTCAAAGAATTCTGACCTCGAGTCCCAGAAATCTTTGCCACCAATTGGGAATGAAAGAGAATGGGAAGAAGCTAGGAGCCCAATATGTATGGAGCATCCACACAATGCTGTCCTTTTACTTTGTTCTTCACAAGACAAGGGTTGTCGGCCTTATATGTGCGACACAAGTTATCGACATTCTAATTGTTTTGATCAATTTTGTAAGTCATCTGTTGTAGGAGCTCAACCAGAGGGAGATAATATATCAGGATCTGCGTTCCGCAGAGGAAGTTGGGGGCGAGCATTATCAGGAGCACCTAGGTCTCATGTGCCGCAGCAACCTGAGCTTGTTTGCCCTCTTTGCAGGGGACATGTCAAAGGTTGGATTGTTGTAGAGGCTGCTCGTAATTTCATGAACTCCAAAACAAGGAGTTGTGCCCTGGAGACTTGCAATTTCACCGGTAATTATGCTGAGCTAAGAAAGCATGCAAGGAGTGAACATCCCTCTGAGAGGCCATCTGAGGCTGACCCTAGCCGACAGTCTGACTGGACAAGGTTGGAGCTACAAAGGGACTTAGAAGATGCTTTTAGTGCATATCAGGCACCATTTGGTGATGACTTTCCTGGATATGACTTTCTAACTGAGCTGCCTCTCGACGATGGTCAATTTGACCTGTTAGACGGTTACTTAGAGGCTGAGGAGGTACTAAATGAAGACATAAATATGTTATTGGATTTTGAATTTGAGCTCTCGCTCTCTTTCCTGAATGAGTTCTCTTTGGTGTCTTCGGCATGTGAATGGGATGAGTTTCCTAGCTATGCTGGTGGGAGCGCCTATCAATCAACGAGTAGTGCTATGTCTTAA